The Acidimicrobiales bacterium genome includes a window with the following:
- a CDS encoding AMP-binding protein, whose translation MKELIYPRVLLPALSRHADRVGFHDEDYHATWETHGERVLRLASAMRNELGLRPGDRFGVLAVNSHRYLELFHAGLLGAGVINPLNLRLAAKELAFILNDSGTEVVFTDWLFSGLLEQARPELEHLRQVVLLGDGDVPHDLSYEDLIEAGKPAVPPEPEEVDPAVLMYTGGTTGLPKGVVLSQRAEMLNLYHAAIAVGLGEDRIYLHQTPMFHAASTAAIMGIPAGGGVSVFVPLFKPDHVLDVIERYQVNQTVMVPTMIAMLLNDPNFSSERLASLKFLTYGASPMPATLLQRVFDELPEVNLTQGYGMTESSSVLTWLDEKDHRHGGEITRSAGRPMWGVDVTIQDADGHTLATGEQGEVCARAGNLMDHYWNRPKETEEAFRGGWYHSGDMGRIDAEGYLFLVDRVKDMIVTGGENVYSVEVEEAIGSHPAVDQVAVIGIPNETWGEQVHAIVVLKKGASATAEELIKHAHDSIAGYKVPKSVEFRSEPIPLSGAMKPLKRELRKPYWEGRATAIS comes from the coding sequence GTGAAGGAGCTCATCTATCCCCGCGTACTCCTGCCGGCCCTGAGCCGCCACGCCGATCGGGTCGGCTTCCACGACGAGGACTACCACGCCACGTGGGAGACCCATGGCGAGCGGGTCCTCCGTCTGGCCAGCGCCATGCGCAACGAGCTGGGACTACGCCCGGGTGACCGGTTCGGCGTCTTGGCGGTCAACAGCCACCGCTACCTCGAGCTCTTCCACGCAGGCCTCCTGGGAGCCGGGGTGATCAACCCGCTCAACCTCCGCCTGGCGGCCAAGGAGCTGGCCTTCATCCTCAATGACTCGGGCACCGAGGTGGTCTTCACCGACTGGCTCTTCTCCGGTCTGCTCGAGCAGGCCCGGCCCGAGCTCGAGCACCTGCGCCAGGTGGTCCTCCTGGGCGACGGCGACGTGCCCCACGACCTGTCGTACGAGGACCTGATCGAGGCGGGAAAGCCCGCAGTGCCCCCCGAGCCGGAGGAGGTCGATCCCGCCGTGCTCATGTACACCGGGGGAACGACGGGCCTTCCGAAGGGCGTGGTGCTCAGCCAGCGGGCCGAGATGCTCAACCTCTACCACGCCGCCATCGCCGTCGGGCTCGGAGAGGACCGCATCTACCTGCACCAGACCCCGATGTTCCACGCTGCGTCCACGGCCGCCATCATGGGCATCCCAGCAGGAGGCGGCGTCTCGGTCTTCGTACCGCTCTTCAAGCCCGATCATGTGCTCGACGTGATCGAGCGATACCAGGTCAACCAGACCGTGATGGTCCCGACGATGATCGCCATGCTGCTCAACGACCCCAACTTCTCGTCCGAGCGCCTCGCCAGCCTCAAGTTCCTGACCTACGGCGCCTCACCGATGCCGGCCACCCTTCTGCAACGGGTCTTCGACGAGCTACCGGAGGTCAACCTCACCCAGGGCTACGGCATGACCGAGTCATCGTCGGTCCTCACCTGGCTCGACGAGAAGGACCACCGCCACGGCGGAGAGATCACGCGCTCGGCGGGCCGTCCGATGTGGGGAGTCGACGTGACCATCCAGGACGCCGATGGCCACACCCTCGCGACCGGCGAGCAGGGCGAGGTCTGCGCCCGGGCCGGCAACCTCATGGACCACTACTGGAACCGGCCCAAGGAGACCGAGGAGGCCTTCCGCGGGGGCTGGTACCACTCGGGCGACATGGGCAGGATCGACGCCGAGGGCTACCTCTTCCTCGTCGACCGGGTGAAGGACATGATCGTCACCGGAGGCGAGAACGTCTACTCGGTCGAGGTGGAGGAAGCGATCGGCAGCCACCCGGCGGTCGACCAGGTCGCGGTCATCGGCATCCCCAATGAGACGTGGGGCGAGCAGGTGCACGCCATCGTCGTGCTCAAGAAGGGGGCCTCGGCCACTGCCGAGGAGCTGATCAAGCACGCCCACGACAGCATCGCCGGGTACAAGGTCCCCAAGTCGGTGGAGTTCCGCTCCGAGCCGATTCCGCTGTCAGGGGCGATGAAGCCGCTCAAGCGGGAGCTGCGCAAGCCCTACTGGGAAGGCCGGGCGACCGCCATCAGCTAG
- a CDS encoding class I SAM-dependent methyltransferase has product MSCTGQRYDDIGRSYARHRRPDPRIARQINDALGDADRVVDVGAGTGSYEPSNRRVVAVDPSPVMIAQRSTGAGPVVRGVAEDLPFPAGSFDAALAILSLHHWSDKARGLAQLRRVAKRRVVLCFDAALEHTFWLVRDYLPEIAALDYGPDLSPEQVADALDADRVDVVPVPWDCRDGFLCAYWRRPDAYLDASVRSCISGLARLDPSVARRGIDRLRTDLRTGRWATRHANLLERSDMDLGYRLVIATGG; this is encoded by the coding sequence GTGAGCTGCACGGGGCAGCGCTACGACGACATCGGGCGCTCGTACGCCCGCCACCGTCGTCCTGATCCTCGTATCGCTCGGCAGATCAACGACGCCCTGGGCGACGCCGACCGGGTCGTCGACGTCGGGGCTGGCACCGGCTCGTACGAACCGTCCAACCGACGCGTGGTCGCGGTCGATCCGTCGCCCGTCATGATCGCCCAGCGCTCGACGGGCGCCGGCCCGGTCGTTCGTGGTGTCGCCGAGGACCTGCCCTTCCCCGCCGGCTCCTTCGACGCGGCGCTGGCGATCCTGAGCCTCCACCACTGGTCGGACAAGGCACGTGGCCTGGCCCAGCTGCGCCGAGTGGCGAAGCGGCGAGTCGTGCTCTGCTTCGATGCCGCGCTCGAGCACACGTTCTGGCTCGTGCGCGACTACCTCCCCGAGATCGCCGCGCTCGACTACGGGCCCGACCTCTCGCCCGAGCAGGTGGCCGACGCCCTCGACGCCGACCGCGTCGACGTCGTGCCCGTCCCCTGGGACTGTCGCGACGGATTCCTCTGCGCCTATTGGCGACGCCCCGATGCCTACCTTGATGCCTCGGTGCGCTCGTGCATCTCCGGCCTCGCCCGACTCGACCCCTCCGTTGCTCGTCGCGGCATCGACCGTCTGCGTACGGACCTCCGCACGGGACGCTGGGCGACGCGTCACGCCAACCTGCTCGAGCGTTCCGACATGGATCTCGGCTACCGCCTCGTCATCGCGACCGGCGGGTAG
- a CDS encoding FAD-binding oxidoreductase yields the protein MVAALYPLWRDLLDEHEEAALDPGLPDRLPRTPDVLVVGGGILGVATALACQRAGLGTVALVERSALGAGATAGAGGLLVPEAQHDSDGLGTGAGDGEADHEDVAGSDRASIVARGRESLTLWRDLDDLVPEGVGLVSMDWLGLDPQPGLSADLPPGAEVLDADDVARLVPQLARPVGGVLVRDQARVNPLGALARLAGGIRHLATDVGVTGVETSDARVIRVSTTAGSVSPGTVVFATGGPPDAADLALSVPASLVKGHLIATEPITLDLPVSVLPTVTQVDDGRLLAGGTLDTDDHSPDVDDRVVANIRHDLEAALPSIGQVPISHAWCCFRPAHPDELPLVDRVPNLANAWMTSGHFRTGILMAPVTGRALARWIDSGRRPAEVGGLELARFG from the coding sequence ATGGTGGCCGCCCTCTATCCGCTGTGGCGAGACCTGCTCGACGAGCACGAGGAAGCGGCGCTCGACCCCGGCCTGCCCGACCGGCTTCCCCGCACGCCGGACGTGCTCGTGGTGGGTGGCGGGATCCTCGGGGTGGCTACCGCACTGGCCTGCCAGCGGGCAGGTCTGGGGACCGTCGCCCTTGTCGAGCGCTCGGCCCTCGGGGCCGGTGCCACGGCGGGCGCCGGCGGGCTCCTCGTCCCTGAGGCCCAGCATGACAGCGACGGGCTCGGCACCGGCGCCGGTGACGGCGAGGCTGACCATGAGGACGTGGCCGGGAGTGACCGGGCCAGCATCGTCGCCCGGGGCCGCGAGAGCCTGACCCTGTGGCGCGACCTCGACGACCTGGTGCCGGAGGGCGTCGGGCTGGTGTCCATGGACTGGCTGGGGCTCGATCCGCAACCGGGTCTCTCGGCCGATCTGCCGCCCGGGGCGGAGGTGCTCGACGCCGACGACGTCGCCCGCCTGGTGCCACAGCTGGCCCGACCCGTCGGCGGTGTGCTGGTCCGGGACCAGGCCCGGGTCAACCCTCTCGGTGCCCTCGCCCGTTTGGCCGGCGGGATTCGTCACCTGGCCACTGATGTGGGCGTCACCGGTGTCGAGACGAGCGACGCTCGGGTGATACGGGTCTCGACGACGGCGGGATCGGTGAGCCCGGGAACGGTCGTCTTCGCCACCGGCGGACCGCCCGACGCCGCCGACCTGGCGCTGTCAGTGCCGGCTTCGCTGGTGAAGGGGCACCTCATCGCCACCGAGCCGATCACGTTGGACCTGCCGGTCAGCGTGCTGCCCACGGTGACCCAGGTCGACGACGGCCGACTCCTCGCCGGCGGGACGCTCGACACCGACGATCATTCCCCCGACGTGGACGACCGGGTGGTGGCGAACATTCGACACGACCTGGAGGCGGCGCTTCCCAGTATCGGACAGGTGCCCATCTCCCACGCCTGGTGCTGTTTCCGCCCTGCCCATCCCGACGAGCTCCCACTCGTGGACCGCGTCCCCAACCTGGCCAACGCCTGGATGACGTCGGGTCATTTCCGCACCGGCATCCTCATGGCGCCGGTGACCGGTCGGGCCCTGGCCCGGTGGATCGACTCGGGCCGGCGGCCGGCCGAGGTCGGCGGCCTCGAGCTGGCGCGCTTCGGCTGA
- the malQ gene encoding 4-alpha-glucanotransferase has translation MHARRRVPDLREWGVEPAYRGDDGRWHQAPPSTIEAIGDALGIAEAAHAGPHGPPGVRVVRHDDDVSLPGPWELTLEDGTSMTAHGRLPPGVPCGYHQLRRATDGQTMRLIVSPGRCRLPSGQRAWGWAVQLPALRSRRSWGIGDLADLRSLAQWSAGQGASTVLVSPLHASRPAVPQQASPYFPSSRCWRNPLYLRIEEVPGAGGAELHRLAAAGQALNEQRLVQRPRVWELKLGALERLWDRFGGDPDFDHYCDAEGPLLTRYAAFCALSEVHLGAWPQWPAEVRHPEGAGVSAFVSRHRHRVLFHQWLQWLLDRQVARAGVDVDLVQDLAVGVDPNGADAWMWQDVLAPGMAVGAPPDGFNRLGQDWGLPPFDPWKLRAAGYEPFARTLRANLRDGGGLRVDHVMGLFRQYWVPLGTDPRQGAYVRYPSNDLLGVLALESDRARAFIVGEDLGTVEPFVREELARRNVLSSRVLWFEDGSPRDFPARSMASISTHDLPTVAGLWTGADLSDQQRLALEPDAAAVDAVRSRLRDLLGLADNAPLDEVIVAAHRLLAEAASAVVTASLEDALGVLERPNMPGTTDGWPNWSLALPVPLERALSDPRVVAVADTLRRGRASS, from the coding sequence GTGCACGCCCGCCGCCGCGTCCCGGATCTGCGGGAGTGGGGTGTCGAGCCCGCGTACCGCGGCGACGACGGTCGTTGGCACCAGGCGCCGCCGTCGACCATCGAGGCGATCGGCGATGCCCTCGGCATTGCAGAAGCGGCGCACGCTGGGCCGCACGGGCCACCAGGTGTGCGGGTCGTTCGCCACGACGACGACGTGTCGCTGCCGGGGCCGTGGGAGCTGACCCTGGAGGACGGGACGTCCATGACGGCGCACGGCCGGCTGCCGCCCGGGGTACCGTGCGGTTACCATCAGCTGCGGCGCGCGACCGACGGCCAGACGATGCGACTGATCGTGAGCCCAGGGCGCTGTCGATTGCCGAGCGGGCAGCGGGCCTGGGGTTGGGCGGTGCAGCTTCCCGCACTGCGGTCGCGGCGCAGCTGGGGCATCGGCGACCTGGCCGACCTGAGAAGCCTGGCCCAGTGGTCCGCTGGCCAGGGGGCATCGACCGTTCTGGTCAGCCCGCTTCACGCCAGCCGACCCGCCGTGCCGCAGCAGGCCAGCCCCTACTTTCCGAGCAGCCGGTGCTGGCGCAACCCGCTCTACCTGCGGATCGAGGAGGTGCCGGGGGCCGGTGGCGCGGAGCTGCATCGGCTGGCGGCCGCCGGGCAGGCACTGAACGAACAGCGACTCGTCCAGCGCCCTCGGGTCTGGGAGCTCAAGCTCGGCGCTCTCGAGCGGCTCTGGGACCGGTTCGGCGGCGACCCCGATTTCGACCATTACTGCGACGCGGAGGGACCGTTGCTCACTCGCTACGCCGCCTTCTGCGCGCTGTCGGAGGTGCACCTCGGGGCGTGGCCGCAGTGGCCAGCGGAGGTGCGCCATCCGGAGGGCGCGGGCGTGTCGGCGTTCGTGTCCCGACATCGACACCGGGTCCTCTTCCACCAGTGGTTGCAGTGGCTGCTCGACCGTCAGGTGGCGAGGGCGGGCGTCGACGTCGACCTGGTGCAGGACCTGGCCGTGGGCGTCGACCCGAACGGGGCCGACGCCTGGATGTGGCAGGACGTGCTCGCGCCCGGGATGGCCGTCGGTGCTCCCCCCGACGGTTTCAACCGGCTCGGGCAGGACTGGGGCCTGCCGCCATTCGACCCCTGGAAGCTGCGCGCCGCCGGCTACGAGCCCTTCGCCCGGACCCTCCGAGCCAACCTTCGTGACGGGGGCGGGCTGCGGGTGGACCACGTCATGGGGCTCTTTCGCCAGTACTGGGTCCCCCTCGGGACAGATCCGCGACAGGGTGCCTACGTCCGGTACCCCTCGAACGACCTCCTCGGCGTGCTGGCCCTGGAGAGCGATCGGGCCCGGGCATTCATCGTGGGCGAGGACCTCGGCACCGTCGAGCCCTTCGTGAGGGAGGAGCTGGCCCGCCGGAACGTGCTGTCGTCCCGAGTGCTCTGGTTCGAGGACGGCAGCCCCCGCGACTTCCCGGCCCGGTCCATGGCGTCGATCAGCACCCATGACCTGCCAACCGTCGCCGGCTTGTGGACCGGCGCCGACTTGTCCGACCAGCAGCGGCTGGCCCTCGAGCCCGACGCCGCCGCGGTCGACGCAGTTCGGTCACGGTTGCGGGACCTGTTGGGGCTTGCGGACAACGCCCCGCTGGACGAGGTGATCGTCGCCGCCCACCGACTGCTGGCCGAGGCGGCCAGCGCGGTGGTCACTGCGTCCCTGGAGGACGCCCTCGGGGTCCTGGAGCGACCGAACATGCCCGGCACCACCGACGGCTGGCCGAACTGGTCGCTGGCCCTCCCCGTCCCGCTCGAGCGGGCGCTGTCGGATCCCCGAGTCGTCGCCGTGGCCGACACGCTGCGACGGGGTCGCGCCTCTAGCTGA
- a CDS encoding HNH endonuclease has protein sequence MPESPTVASRALREALRGLQPEAFTGDDCAAMAEDLARTEKTCAAARARLAARAAEAGAHRRRGYANPVEWLARTAGSSAGQARAALGTAGAVEDCPATKEAVVTGELSLAQAEEITRTEAACPGTEAELVALAKASSLAVLRDNARSRRLGATDAEGLHAAQQAAREVRAWRDDLGMVRLAGALPPTVGIPLVNRLEAETDRIHTTARTAGATEPRAAHAADALVALLAGKARATTQADLVVVWQRPGDGGEGTAHLLGGGPVPVGVARRLAERAFVKTLIHDGVRIETVKHFGRHIPAELRTALDLGGPPDFDGVICVDCGTRHHIQYDHVDPVANGGPTTRANLSGRCWDCHELKTERDRQAGLLGGNGREPP, from the coding sequence ATGCCCGAGAGCCCCACGGTGGCGAGCCGGGCCCTGCGGGAGGCGCTGAGGGGCCTGCAGCCCGAGGCGTTCACCGGCGACGACTGCGCCGCCATGGCCGAGGACCTGGCCCGCACCGAGAAGACCTGCGCCGCGGCCAGGGCCCGCCTGGCCGCCCGGGCGGCCGAGGCCGGGGCCCATCGCCGGCGGGGCTACGCCAATCCCGTGGAGTGGCTGGCCCGCACCGCCGGCTCCAGCGCCGGCCAGGCCCGCGCCGCCCTGGGCACCGCCGGTGCCGTCGAGGACTGTCCGGCGACCAAGGAGGCGGTGGTGACAGGCGAGCTGTCGCTTGCCCAGGCCGAGGAGATCACCAGGACCGAGGCGGCCTGTCCGGGGACCGAGGCCGAGCTGGTGGCCCTGGCCAAGGCCTCGAGCCTGGCGGTGCTGCGCGACAACGCCCGCAGCCGCCGCCTCGGGGCCACCGACGCCGAGGGCCTGCACGCCGCCCAGCAGGCCGCCCGGGAGGTCCGGGCCTGGCGCGACGACCTCGGCATGGTGCGCCTGGCCGGCGCCCTTCCCCCAACCGTGGGAATTCCCCTCGTCAATCGCCTGGAGGCCGAGACCGACCGCATCCACACCACGGCCCGGACAGCGGGGGCCACCGAGCCCCGCGCCGCGCACGCCGCCGACGCCCTGGTGGCCCTGCTGGCGGGAAAGGCCAGGGCAACCACCCAGGCCGACCTGGTCGTGGTCTGGCAGCGCCCGGGCGACGGCGGGGAGGGGACGGCCCACCTCCTGGGCGGGGGCCCGGTCCCGGTGGGTGTAGCCAGGCGCCTGGCCGAGCGGGCCTTCGTGAAGACCCTGATCCACGACGGGGTGCGCATCGAGACGGTCAAGCACTTCGGGCGCCACATCCCCGCCGAGCTGCGCACCGCCCTCGACCTCGGTGGTCCCCCCGACTTCGACGGGGTCATCTGTGTGGACTGCGGCACGCGCCACCACATCCAGTACGACCACGTCGACCCGGTCGCCAACGGAGGCCCCACCACCCGGGCCAACCTGAGCGGCAGGTGCTGGGACTGCCACGAGCTCAAGACCGAGCGGGACCGCCAGGCGGGACTGCTGGGCGGCAACGGGAGGGAGCCGCCGTGA